A single genomic interval of Daucus carota subsp. sativus chromosome 1, DH1 v3.0, whole genome shotgun sequence harbors:
- the LOC108196379 gene encoding BURP domain protein RD22, whose amino-acid sequence MEFKVVHFVAILSVAFVASHAAVSCEDYWRSVLPNTPMPKSISELLRSPEWMDDKSTAVDVGEGNVGVETGTTGGPGTNVQVGKGTGVGVSTGAPGDETDVGVGKGGVVVRSDHKGKPVYVGVSPGSNPFIYNYAASAAQLHDDPNVALFFLEKDLHQGANMELHFTRPTTQTPFLPRYVADSIPFSSNKVLEIFEKFSVKQNTLESEAIKNTLKECEAPGIKGEEKYCATSLENMIDFTASKLGKKVSAVSTVVEKESEMQRFSIIGSKKLGEKAVICHKQSYPYAVFYCHETNNVKAYTVSLVGNDGTKAKAAAICHTDTSSWNPKHLAFQVLNVKPGSVPVCHFLPEDHVVWVPY is encoded by the exons ATGGAGTTCAAAGTGGTTCATTTCGTTGCTATTCTTTCT GTAGCATTTGTGGCAAGTCATGCAGCTGTATCTTGTGAAGATTATTGGAGATCTGTGTTGCCCAACACTCCCATGCCTAAATCCATTAGTGAACTTCTTCGATCTCCCG AATGGATGGATGACAAAAGCACAGCTGTTGATGTGGGAGAGGGCAATGTAGGTGTCGAAACAGGCACTACTGGCGGCCCGGGCACTAATGTACAAGTCGGAAAAGGTACTGGTGTTGGAGTCAGCACAGGGGCTCCCGGAGATGAGACTGACGTTGGTGTTGGCAAAGGAGGCGTAGTAGTCAGATCAGACCACAAAGGGAAGCCTGTTTATGTCGGAGTCTCTCCAGGCTCGAATCCATTTATTTACAACTATGCTGCCTCTGCAGCTCAGCTTCATGATGATCCCAATGTAGCCCTCTTTTTCTTGGAAAAAGATTTGCACCAGGGAGCCAACATGGAACTGCATTTTACCAGGCCAACTACTCAAACGCCTTTCTTGCCTCGATATGTTGCtgattccattccattctcgtCCAACAAAGTACTagaaatttttgagaaattttcTGTAAAACAGAACACTCTGGAATCAGAAGCAATAAAGAATACGCTCAAGGAATGTGAAGCGCCAGGTATTAAAGGCGAAGAGAAGTACTGTGCAACATCACTGGAGAATATGATTGACTTCACGGCTTCTAAATTGGGGAAAAAAGTGAGTGCAGTGTCGACTGTTGTTGAGAAGGAAAGTGAAATGCAGAGGTTTAGTATTATTGGATCAAAGAAATTGGGAGAAAAGGCTGTGATCTGTCACAAGCAAAGCTATCCATATGCTGTGTTTTATTGCCACGAGACGAACAATGTCAAGGCATATACAGTTTCACTTGTTGGAAATGATGGAACGAAGGCGAAAGCAGCAGCTATTTGTCACACAGATACTTCTTCGTGGAATCCAAAACATTTGGCGTTTCAGGTGCTCAATGTTAAGCCTGGAAGTGTTCCTGTTTGCCATTTTCTTCCCGAGGATCATGTCGTGTGGGTTCCATATTAA
- the LOC108205424 gene encoding indole-3-pyruvate monooxygenase YUCCA6-like: protein MGYLREMDHRRCVFVPGPVIVGAGPSGLAVAACLKQRGIPSVVVERSNCVASLWQLKSYDRLRLHLPKQFCELPLMPFPQSFPTYPTKQQFVRYLEDYSTKFEISPLFNECVEGAEFDPSIGFWRVRSVGRRGDGEERRSEFVCRWLVVATGENAEAVVPEIRGMEEFSGEIVHTSCYKSGDAFGGKKVLVVGCGNSGMEVCLDLCNHNATPSLVVRDAVHVLPREVLGKSTFGLSMWLLKWFPVRLVDTFLLIVCRILLGDTSKLGLVRPSIGPLELKNSAGKTPVLDVGTLDRIKKGDIKVVPGIQRLTKKTVEFVDGEKENFDAIILATGYKSNVPSWLKEREMFSEKDGLPRRPFPNGWKGESGLYAVGFTKRGLLGASMDARQIAEDIERCWIAEAKNLPLLSRSLTS, encoded by the exons atgggTTATTTAAGAGAAATGGATCACCGGAGGTGTGTTTTTGTTCCTGGTCCGGTGATCGTCGGAGCGGGGCCCTCCGGGCTAGCAGTGGCTGCATGCCTTAAGCAACGCGGAATACCTAGTGTTGTTGTGGAGAGATCCAATTGTGTAGCTTCTTTGTGGCAGCTCAAGAGCTATGATCGGCTTCGCCTTCATTTACCTAAGCAATTTTGTGAGCTTCCTCTCATGCCTTTCCCTCAAAGCTTCCCAACTTACCCTACTAAGCAACAGTTTGTGAGGTACCTTGAGGATTACTCAACAAAATTTGAGATCAGCCCTTTGTTTAATGAGTGTGTGGAGGGAGCTGAGTTTGATCCGAGTATCGGGTTTTGGCGTGTGAGGAGCGTGGGGAGGAGGGGGGATGGGGAGGAGAGGAGGAGTGAGTTTGTGTGCCGGTGGCTGGTGGTGGCTACCGGGGAGAATGCGGAGGCGGTGGTGCCAGAGATCCGGGGAATGGAGGAGTTTAGTGGAGAAATTGTGCATACTAGTTGTTATAAAAGTGGTGATGCATTTGGAGGGAAGAAAGTTTTGGTTGTGGGGTGTGGGAATTCAGGAATGGAAGTTTGTTTGGATCTTTGCAATCATAATGCTACTCCTTCTCTTGTTGTTAGAGATGCT GTACATGTTCTACCCAGAGAGGTGCTTGGAAAATCGACTTTTGGGCTGTCAATGTGGTTGCTCAAGTGGTTTCCTGTCCGCCTTGTCGATACTTTCTTGTTGATTGTTTGTAGAATCTTGCTCGGAGATACTTCTAAACTTGGCCTTGTCCGGCCGTCCATCGGACCTCTGGAGCTCAAGAATTCAGCCGGTAAAACGCCCGTCCTCGACGTCGGGACACTTGATAGGATTAAAAAGGGAGATATCAAG GTTGTTCCAGGGATACAAAGATTAACAAAGAAAACAGTGGAATTTGTTGATGGAGAAAAGGAAAATTTCGATGCAATAATATTAGCAACGGGCTACAAAAGCAACGTACCCTCTTGGCTAAAG GAGAGGGAAATGTTTTCGGAGAAAGATGGGTTGCCTAGGCGGCCATTTCCCAACGGTTGGAAAGGCGAGAGTGGGCTATACGCGGTGGGGTTCACCAAACGTGGCCTTCTTGGAGCATCCATGGATGCTAGGCAAATCGCGGAGGATATTGAACGGTGCTGGATTGCAGAGGCCAAGAATCTGCCTCTTCTGTCGCGGTCATTAACGTCGTGA
- the LOC108196851 gene encoding uncharacterized protein LOC108196851, with protein MEYERIQNFSFTQTSLISPTKLRMKPMGHQRKIDDSDIKSARTHPQLQDIEFVENSLLASNVDYDEQVCNTGNASLHSSLSGIVSNGTQGDQSSFWLKEFTSGTPYR; from the exons ATGGAGTATGAGAGAATTCAGAACTTCAG TTTTACGCAGACTAGCCTTATTTCTCCAACTAAATTGAGGATGAAGCCTATGGGTCACCAGAGGAAAATAGATGATTCTGATATTAAATCAGCTCGTACACATCCTCAGCTTCAGGATATCGAGTTCGTTGAGAACAGCTTATTAGCTTCTAATGTTGATTATGATGAGCAAG TGTGTAATACAGGGAATGCATCACTGCATTCCAGCTTGAGCGGCATTGTATCAAATGGTACTCAAGGGGATCAGAGTTCTTTTTGGTTAAAGGAATTTACGTCAGGAACTCCATATCGTTGA